GGGGGCCAGGCAGGGGAGATCAGACGCAGGGGCGCCTCAGCGGACGTCCACCAACTCCACGTCGAAGATCAGGGTCGCGCCGCCGGGAATCACGCCGGGAACGCCCGCCGCGCCGTAGCCCAGGTTGGCCGGAATGGTCAGCTTGGCCTTGTCGCCCACGTTCAGTTGCGCGATGCCCTGATCCCAGCCCTGGATGACGTAGCCCACGCCCAGCGGGAACTCGATCGGCTCGCCGCGGTCACGGCTGGAATCGAACTTCTGTCCGTTCTCCAGCGTGCCGGTGTAGTGCACGCGCACCATCTTGCCCGCCTGGGCCGGCGCGCCGCCGCCCTCGAAGTACTTCTCGACTTTCAAACCGTCCGTCATGCCGTCAGCAGTCATGGGCGACAGGGTAACGGTTCCGCGCCCCCGCCCGCCACCCCACCTGAAGTGACCATGAAGACAGTCGGCCCGGCTCCGGCGCCCGGACCTCCCGTTCACACCCGCCCCCCACGCTCCGTACCGGGGGGAGTGCTAGCCTCTTTCGCTGTGAGCCCACGCGACCCCGCCCCGACCAGCCCAGTGGCCCCGCCGCCCGGCGCGGGTGCGTGGCGCCGCTGGATTCTGGGCGGCCTGCTCCCGGTGTACCTGCTGAGCACCTTCGGCGGCACCCTGGCCCGCGTGGACGGCGACTCCATGCTGGACACCCTGCATTCCGGGGACGTGCTGCTGCTGCTCAAGTACCCACGCTGGCTGCGCGCCTGGGGCCTGCCCACCCCGTACCCGCGCCGGGGCGACCTGCTGATCTTCAAGGCCCCGGCCAGCAGCCCCTACGCCTTCGAAACCCTGTACGGCCTGCGCTACCGGCCATACAACGTCAAGCGCGTGCTGGCCGTCGCCGGGGACCGCGTGGCCATCCGGGACGGGCAACTGATCCTGAACGGCCGCCCGCTGGCGGAATCGTACGCCAGCGAGGGCTTCGTGGCCGACCAGCCGGAACTGACCGTCCCGCCCGGCAAGGTCTGGGTCATGGGCGATAACCGCCGCCTGGGCAGCAGCCTCGACAGCCGCGCGTACGGCCCGGTCGACCTGCAAGGCGCCGCCGGTCCCGCCGACCTGCGCCTGTGGCCCCGCCCCGGCCTGATTCCCCGCTGACCTGTACGCCGGGCAGCGGTTCACGCGGGCCGCGCGGGGCACTCATACTCCGCTGGTACGGTGCCCCTCATGAAGGTTCCCCGTTCCTCCCACCCCGCCGCGCAGGCCACGTTCCGCGCGGGCCACTCTGCCCTCGCCTCCGCCCTGCTGGCCCTGACGCTCGGCGCGGCCCCGGCCGGCGCGCAGACGCTGGTCACGGTCAACGAACCGAACCTGCCGTTCACGGTCAGCCTGCCCAAATCCTGGCTGGGCGTGAACTTCAACGACGGCGCGGCCGGAGTCAGCGTCGTGTCCGCCAAGACGCCGCCCGCCACGCTGATGCGCCTGCTGTACACCCCCAAAGGCAACGAGAAACCCACGCCCGCCAGTGAATTCAGCAAGTTCGAGCAGGGCGTGAAATCCACCGGGGCGACCATCAAGCAGACCAGCAGCCGCACCGTCGGGTACGGCGGCGTGAGTGGCGTGGAACGCAACTACACCCTCACGCACCCCAAGGGCAAACTGAACATGCGCGTCTGGTACGGGGTGGGCGCCAGGAACCTGTACTCGTTCCAGCTGACCGACACGCCCGAGCGCTTCACGGCCGCCAGCGCGACCTTCAGCAAGGTCCTGGCCTCCGTCAAGTTCCGCTGACCGCCAGGCACCCTCGCGCCGCCCGCACCCCCACTGTGGAGTGCGGGCGGTGTACGGTACGCCCATGCGACGACTGCCTGCCGGCCCGCGTTCCAGTCTGCTGGTCCCCCTCACGCTGTGGGCCGCCCTGAGCGGCGGCGCGCACGCCAACGAACGCCTGCCCGTCACCGAGGTCCGCTTCAGCGCCAGTGGCGAGCGGGTCATGGCGTTCCTGAGCGGGCAGAGTGATGGCAGCGGCGTCGGCACCGCCCGGCTGGACGTGCTGAACACCCGCACCGGGCAGACGCTGCTGGGCCGCGCCGGCACCGTGACGGACGGCGGCGAGGCGCAGGCCGTGCGCGCCGTGCTGAACACACCCTCCACCCCGGCCACGCTGCGCAGCGCGGGCCTGACCGGTCGCCCGGCCAGCGTGCCCCGCTACCGCCGCACGTACCCGGTCCCGTACCCCCGCTGGGAGGACGCCGTGACCGCCGGGCGCACCCAGATCACGCCCGTGCGTCTCTGGACCGTGCCGGTCCCCGTGCGCCTGAACGTGTACGCCGTGAACGCCCCCTGCTCGTACCCGGACATGCTGCCGCCCGGCATCCGCCCCGCCGGGTTCAGCCTCCGCGTGAACGGACAGGTCGTTCATACCGATCCCCTCACGCCCGCCGGGCCCGCCACGCACCCGCTGAACTGCGCCGCCGGGTACACCGTCGAACGCGTGGACGTGCAGGGCAACCGCGTGCTGGTCACCCTGCGCGCCCTGATCCCGGGCTTCGAGGGACCGGACGCCGTGCCGATGTTCGTCGCTGCGCTCCTCAGGTAGAAAGTGGAAGGCTGATGGTTGATGGAGAAGAGGTGTCCTCCATCAACCATCACCTTTTGACCATCAACCCATCGCGCCAGCGATCCCCTGCATGACGGCGCGGGCGGCGTTCAGTTCGTCCGCGTTGATGGTGTGGCCCAGGCCGGGAATCACGCGGGCGTCCACGTCCGCGCCGCGCGCGCGGAGGTTCGCGGCCGTCTCCTCGAAACGGGCCAGGGGAATGTGACCGTCGCGGGGGTCCACGCCCATGAACACGGGCGTGCCGCTCAGGTCGCCGGTCCGGTCGAGGGTGATCAGGCCGCCGCTGAAGGCGACCACGCCGCCCAGACGCTCGGACGTGCGGCTGGCGTACTCCAGCGCCAGGCACGCGCCCTGGCTGAAGCCGCCCAGCACCACCCGGCTGGCCGGGATGCCCTGCGCGGCCAGTTCGCCCATCACGGCGTCAATGGTGGCCAGGGCGCG
The genomic region above belongs to Deinococcus seoulensis and contains:
- a CDS encoding FKBP-type peptidyl-prolyl cis-trans isomerase, translating into MTADGMTDGLKVEKYFEGGGAPAQAGKMVRVHYTGTLENGQKFDSSRDRGEPIEFPLGVGYVIQGWDQGIAQLNVGDKAKLTIPANLGYGAAGVPGVIPGGATLIFDVELVDVR
- the lepB gene encoding signal peptidase I; translated protein: MSPRDPAPTSPVAPPPGAGAWRRWILGGLLPVYLLSTFGGTLARVDGDSMLDTLHSGDVLLLLKYPRWLRAWGLPTPYPRRGDLLIFKAPASSPYAFETLYGLRYRPYNVKRVLAVAGDRVAIRDGQLILNGRPLAESYASEGFVADQPELTVPPGKVWVMGDNRRLGSSLDSRAYGPVDLQGAAGPADLRLWPRPGLIPR
- a CDS encoding DUF2259 domain-containing protein, whose product is MRRLPAGPRSSLLVPLTLWAALSGGAHANERLPVTEVRFSASGERVMAFLSGQSDGSGVGTARLDVLNTRTGQTLLGRAGTVTDGGEAQAVRAVLNTPSTPATLRSAGLTGRPASVPRYRRTYPVPYPRWEDAVTAGRTQITPVRLWTVPVPVRLNVYAVNAPCSYPDMLPPGIRPAGFSLRVNGQVVHTDPLTPAGPATHPLNCAAGYTVERVDVQGNRVLVTLRALIPGFEGPDAVPMFVAALLR